The segment CCACACTTCCTGCTACTCACTTGTTGTTCTTTGGATGGTATCCacaaaaggaaatgttcttCAGTTGGAAAAAATGGCTACACTTATTTACCTGGGGGACAGATAAAAGAGCAGTCAAAGCTTTCTTCCTTAGCAGTCCTGTGGGACAGCTGGACTCCAGCTTTGGAAATAATGCTCAGGCTGAGCCCAGCTCTCCACAATAGTACCCACGGCCACACTCTTACACCCACCCACAAGGGAGGTTTCCAAAAGTCTTGCTGGGAAGGCTTCACTTGCCTCTGCCCAGCATCTTGCTGCGCTCTGCTAGGCTACTTATGCAGAGCGCTAATCAGCAGCTCACGATGCCCAGCTAAAGAGATTACAGGGAAGATTTGGAGGACACCACTCAAAATAGTAGCAGAAAGGTTTAGGAACAGCTGATGGATTAGGGGTGCAGTTCAGTTCACATCATCCTAGCATAGCAACATGCTTGGCATCTGTGAGGGCACCAGTCTGCTGTATAGCCCAATGCTGGGATCTCACTAGGCTGCAGGGACCCCAATGGTGGGCCTATAACCTTTTGGATGGTGTTTCTCATGGAACAAAGAGCACACGGGATGGAGACATTTCTATGTGACCATGCCTGGGggcaccagcagctcagagcagcaacAGTAGAAGGGATGAGGTGAGCAAGGCACTACCTTGCTGTGCTCCTTGGAGTCATCGGCTTTCACAGCTATCTTGACCCCACGCACGCTGATCTCCAAAACACAGCTGGAGGGTGGGTTAAAGTGCACAGTGAGGCGGCGTGTGGTGGCAATCTGGTGTGGGAGACAGAGACATAAATCCCTGGAACTCATAGACATCATGCAAAGATGGCTCACCCTTTCCCATCTCCTCCCTGTTCCCAGGCAGGCTTAGCCCACAGTGGGACACTACCTTCTGCATGGCCGCGCACAGTACATCATTGCCCTTGTGATAGGGAACCTGCACCGAGCCAAGGAACTTCACTCGAAACTGGTCCACCCAGTCGTTGTTCTTGGCCAGAGCTAGAAGACAGAGCACATGGCAAGGATCACCTCTGTTGGCCATCTCCATGCTCACAGACCTGCACCGTCCCCCACCCAGCAATGGGTACAAGCTCTGACCACTACTGGCTGGAGCTGCCCATGGCCACGACATTCCTTGTCTAGTGTCCTCCTTCCACCCCCTGTTACGTGGTGAGGAGTTGGGTAGGAGATCAGGGACATAAACAGTATGGAGGCTTGGTACCTGTTATATGGTCTGGGTCCTTGGTGACTTCAATAGCATAGTAGGCAGGAAAAATGCCCCGGTCCCCTGTCCTCATGTTGTAGGCCTCGTACCAATAATCTTCTGCCTGCACCTCCACCAGCAAAGGGTCGtccacctccagctccagctcgTCCGCATGGCGAGGCACAAACCTGGGCAGGGAGTCACTAGCACTGTGCTGTCTGGCAGCTCTAGAGGCATGCTCACCAACACACCACTTGGCCAAGGGCAGCGTGAGGCCTGTggccagcacagctggggagCAGGTGGAAGAAGATAAGATCTGATGCGCTAAATAGAGACCTGAGTGGGTCAAGTGGCTCAAAAGGAGATGGTACCTGACACTAATTCAGGGTTTCCCCTATGGCACGTGGCTCCCAGTGGTCCTGGGTGCCCTGGGAGGTCTCTCAGCCCTTAAGAAGATGTTGCCCAGCCAGTGCCTGGCTCCTGCTGGGCATGCTACCAGCCTAAGGACTGTGGTTCAGCTCACAGGCTTCCTATGCTGGAAGCTCCATGGTTTGGGTAGGACTGGAGGACACTGCTTGTGCCCCGCACTCACCTGAAGACAGCACGGTGGGTCTGTTCCTGCTCCTCACCATTGATCATGCAGGAGAACAACCCGAAGGACTCGGCACCTGGGGAGGAAGGTAGAGGGGGAACGTTGCAGCTTTGGTCATCAGCACCACACACAGGGAAGGACAAGACCCTCAGCTCATGCCCCACAGCCTTAGCTCAGGTGGTGCTGTCTTGGCCATATCTCACActagacaaaaaaaacccaaacaacagcTTGACGATTCCAGCTATCCTTGCCTGCAGCTCACAAAGCTTTTCCAGCCCACCCCTCCCCAACCACAAGAGAAGAGGTCACAGGCCGTGGAGCCAGTGCCCACTGGAGCTTCTCCATCTCACTGGGTTGGGTGAGTGGGTACCAGGGCCAAGCAAGGCTGCCAGGGGGTGCAGCCCTCAGCCCACATCCTCTCCCTGCCTAGCACTCACTGGAGGAACGCGACCGGCCACTCATGAAGACGTTGAGGAACTTCTTGGAGAAATGAATGTCCGCCTCAGGGGTGGAGTCCTCAGAGAGGCAGACCGAGTCACGCTTCAGCGCATCCTCCTCATACTCCTCGCCGATGGCTGACTCGTAGGGTGAGGAGACGCAGTTGTCATAGACAGTAGCCGAGTCACTCTCATCACTGTAGCCCGAGTAGCACTGCTTGAGGCTgaccagctccagctgcacgTTCTCATCCACCACCAGCGTGTACTTGACCGAGTCGTAGGAGAGGGCACTGGTGTCCGAGCTCACGGATGCTCTCTGAAGGCCGTGGCCTGGCCGGTAGCCACTGCTCCCACCGCCGCAGGAGGCCCGGGGCAGGCTCGTCTTGTCAGGGGAGGACATGTAGTCCAGCACCTCATCCTCCTCACTGATGGAGGGGTTGGTTTTCCCAGCCAGGGCTGAATAGCTGGAAGTGTCGATATCGGAGCTGATAGACATACGGTTCTCACTGGACTGTGACAGGAACGGCTTTTCGGTCTCCAGCGGGTCTGAGTTCTTCTGCACAGGTGTCAGGTAGATCTCCTCAGTGGCCTCCAGCCTCACATCTGTCTGGTAGCGGATGCGGTCCCGGTGGGCCTCGGGAGCCCTCGACGTCACCACCACCACACTGGCACCGTGGGGTGGGGGTCGGCTGGCAGCCTGGTGCTTCTCGGGGGGCCGGGATGAGGCAACGCAGGCGGGTGCCATCTGGGTGGCTGCCGTGCGCCGGCATGGGCTCTCCGTGGATGTGCCCCGGTCTTTGGTGGAGGTTGTGCTGTTTTGGTGATTGACCTCATCACTCAGGCAAACGTGGTCATGGGGAGGGGTCTGTTCACCTGTGAGGAGAAGAGCAGTATTTGTGCTCCCACTGATAGGGATGCCCCAGACTCAAGCTGGACACATGCCCACTGGGGACAGTCTCCCAACCCTCTGTTTCGGCAAGGCTTGGCCCCAGCCCTGGGCCAAGGATTGACTCCTAGGAGCTACCAAAGAGTGCAAGGGGCTGCTCTCAGTTACCAGCCCCACAACTCACCCGTCTTCAGAGGGGACGATGACCGGGACACCCGCTCTTGCCAACTGTGCTTTTTCCCCAGAGAGTTGTTATTCAGGGTGTCCTGGGGAGGAGAACAAAGCCGCCTTGTCACTCCAGCAGTAAACAGCACGTGGCGCCTGTCCCTGCCTGCCCCACAGAGATGTGCAGAAGCCAGAGCCATCACGGTCCCTGGGCAATGCCTGAGACCACCCAAGCACTTCCTCAGGGTCGCTGTGACCATTCTCAAGTGCAACCAGTGCACACTTTGCTCCCAGACTTTGCAGATGGTTCTGGGGGCAGCACAAGTCTTTGTccctctgcagcagccacattttctgtgctgctaGTTTTTGCTCAAGCATCAAGCTTGGGATTCTTGGGGTTTTCTCCTGCAAGCAACCCTCTGCCTTAATGCCCACTAAGATCCATGGGATTCCCTGTCCTGGAGCACAGGCACTCCATGTTCCTGCTGCCAGCTTTATCAGACCTGTGTGGGAAAGCTCCTGTCCCCAAAGTCCTCAGCACAGACCACACCCATGGATCCCAGTGTGGTCCCACAGCCTCCACCATCCCCTGCAAGGACACCATCAtctcccctccccagcccaCCATCTATACAACCCACACACCCCAAAAATACCTCTCCGCAGGTCTGGACGCTGGTTGGGACCAGCTGCCCGGGGGGGGCCTTTGCCGTCCCCGTCCCCccagctggatgtggctccCACGTGCCACCGGCTCCTCGGGGTCCCTGCGCAGGGTGGGACAAGGCTGCCTGCTGTCCCCTTGTCCATTATGCTCCAGCAggctcccccccaccccccacctccccatccctgctgcctttGTCCCCGGTGCCAGCTGCCCCGCAGCCATTGTCCTGGCTCtgtgccctcctcctcctcctcccacccatGGCCTCAGGCAGAGCTGGCATCAGCTGCAGGTTCCAGGCTGGTGACACCTAGCTCCGACTACGCCCCATCTGTCACCCGCAGGGACACCTGCCTCTAGCTTCAAGCCCCTCAGCTGCACGTCACTGCCATGAAAATCCTCCTACTTGGCAAGAGAAGCCACTGCtgaaagcaggaggaaggcaAAAATAGCCCTGTGTGCAGCACACCTTGTGCAGGTCTGCAAGGTTTGCAGGAGAGATGGGGCCAAGGGACTCCAGCGTAACTCTCCTGGGGACAGCCCCACTACTGCATCTGGGAAAACACCCCATCCAAAACCTCCTGCAAGCCCTGAGAGTGAGCGAGACAAACCCCCATTCTCCTGACCACCATTTCGGGTAATGCGACTGTCGCTGCGATTTTGCACGGGGCGCTGACACCGATGCCCCCCTAGCCGGGTGTAGCCGCCCAGGAGAAGGGCCCCAGTCCCAGAGCCGAGCGCACGCACAGGGCTGCGTCACCGGCCCGTCCCAGGCTGCGGCTGCGGCGCTGGCAGCCCCAGATCTGGGACGCGGCGCTGGGACGGATGGCTCATTCACGCGTTCAGGCTGCCACGCCTCATTAGCTCCCCGTCCCCACTAAGGTCCCTTCCCCGCTCCCTGTCCCCTTACCCTGGCCCTACGGGCCCGGGGCGGGCACAGCCCACCCTTAAGCCTCCCCACGCTCGGAGGGGCTCGGCTCAGCAGGAAACGAGCTCATCTCCCCCCGCATCCCTCCACGTCCCCGACCACGCACCCATCCCCGACAGAATCCCCCAGCGCCGCGAGATCCCCCCGTGCCGGCGCTCACCTGGCTGCGAGGCACCTGCGGGAAGAGGTTGAGCGTGGTGGGGCGCTTGGGCCGGTAGCTGTCGGTGCTGGCGGGCGGCGGCTCCTTTTGCAGGGGCTCGGGCGCCGTCTGCTCCTCAGCCGGCGCATCCCCGGCGGCGTCGATGAGGTCGAGCTGCAGCATCTCGGCCTGCAGTCGGCCTccctccccgccgcccgccgcccgcgcCGCGCTGGCCGCCCGGCTCACGCGGCCCTGCCGGGATCAGCGGCTCGGTCAGCgggcggggcgggacgggacgggaccGGGCGGCCGGTCGCAGCCTTTTAAAGGCGCAGGGATGCTCCCCGCCGCTCTCCCTCCAAGCCCCCCCCCACTGACGCGCCTCTTCTCGGACGCTTCGAGCTTTAACAAGGAAACACGCATaggaaaaggaggggggggatCCCCGGCTGGCTCCGTGATACCTAGCTAaggtgggctgctgctgccagccagcccaggctgctggTATGATCCCGAATCACTGGGAAAACTCAGAGGAGGAAAGTCCCAGAAGgatgcagaacagcaaaacagtttGAGCAACATACGCTGTAGGAGCAGTGCTACGTTCAGGATTCAATAGCTAAAAGGAAACTACAGCTGCTGTTGGTCCATGTTAATGGGTTGTAGCACAAGAGGCTGTGCTGTGGCCCTGGGCATGGATGGACACCACTTGTTTCTCTCCACAGGAAAGGCCTCACACTCCAAAGGTGCTGGAAAGGAGATGCAGAGGATGCTGTTTAAAAGCACCCTAAGGGTGCAAGCAGCCGCTGTGCTGCTGCGTCtcagcctggctctgctccaTGCAGCGGGATCCCAGAGCAACCGGGTAGCTGGCACCGAGCCACCACAGTGCTGCCATCAGCCTCCGGGtcaggcagctgcagctggtgcaggTTGCACTGAGGCAGGGATGGTGGCAGGGAGAAGCCTGGCACTTCCAGGAGCCTTACTCTGCTGTAAAACCAAAGGGATTTGTTCTTCCCACGGCTGGTTCAAGACTTTTTGTGCATCCAGCACAGGCCCAGAGCATGAGGATTTAATACAGGCATATCCCAGCTCTTTTCCCTATGGCACTCTTCTTGACATTCCCAAAAAGCttattctactttattttttccacgTTTGGTTCCCGCATCAAACAGTTTCAGCAGCTCTCAGAACATGAAGAGCACAACGAGCCCTAGCAATGGGCAGCCTGCTATCCTGCCTCGCAGCAATCAGAGGTAAGGGGTCCTGCACTTCAAGACAAACAGAACAAGGCGAAACCCGAAACCAAGACCTTGCACTTGTGCTTCCCAACCTGCCTCTCTGCACCCTGCCTCGGAGGAGCCAGCCATGCCTTGCAGGCTGCGTGTCGGAGCCACTATTTCTGGAGATCTGCTAAAATAGCCCATGATGAAGTCATCATTGTTTttccagcattaaaaaaaaacaaaacacaaaacaaaaaagaacccaacaacctaaaaaaaacccaccccaaatcCTCTGTCGAGGCACTGTCTTCTGAGAGGGtattttgctgtgctgggcCTCTCTGCCTGCCTGTCCacatccagcagctgcctgctccagctccttcctTGTTTGCAGGGGAATTATGGCATCTGCCCTTTCCTTAGGGACCCTTCACTGAGGATTCAGGTTAGCTCCTGCCCTCAGCAGAGGCCCATCCCTACAGGATTCAGCCAGCATTTCCATGCCAGGGTTATTCCCAGTTTTCCAGGCTCTGCACAACACACAGAGCCAGACCCATCCAAAACACTCCCCCAGGCCCGGGCACTTCCAGCAGCCACCTACATCAGGCTCTCATCTCGTGAGACCCATCCTCCACAGCTCTGATAGAGCCTGGCTCTCCCCACCATGTTTCAGACTGAAGAGCCCTCTCACTGcctctgctttcagttctgctccTCAGGCAATCCTTCACATCCCATGTATGccatttgaatgtatttttagcAGCTGTTTCCTGAGCGTGTAGGCTCCACTCCTGTGTTTAGGATCAGCTCGCTGTGTCCATGCAACTAGCAGACCCAGGGCGTCCTACAGTGGGTGCTGGGCAAGGCACAGGACTCAGTCCTGGTACCGCAACCACCCATGCCATGGCATAGAGCTCTTCACAGTACAAAGACACAGAAACTCCTCAACAAACCCCACAAACAGAAGGATTCTGTTGTACACAGGCAACAGAGCACATTTTTTTTATCCTCATTCCAGGGAAGGGTTGCAGCCCCTAACAGACCTGGCAGATCATAGAgttctcctctccctgctccagAGAAGTCCCATATGAGAAGCTACAGGAGCCCACCAATGCTTCCCTGAGAATGAGTCTCACCACACCTCCCTGCTCACTATCAGCACAAAACtcacaggcacagcacagaaccCCGTCTCGTCCCCACCCCAGTGCATGCACTTACCCGAGCGGCCAGGCTGTCCTTGCAATGTAGGCTGATGCCACACTCATCGGTGATCTCAGAGAGGTCTTCATCCTCAAACTCCTCAAGGCTGATGTCGTGGGTGAGCCTGGGGAGAGCGGAGCCTGCTGTCATACATGGCACATGGGGGCCAGgatgcaggcagggagcagcaccaAACCCCCTGGGAGGGGTTCTCTGGATCTTTACAGGGAAGAAGGACCAGGAAAAGGGATGCTTCTGAGAGGAGAGCTGGAAGATGGCAGGTCACAGCTGGAAGGTGGGCACCCCAGGACATGAGATCGCATTGAGACCTGCAACCTTTACACACACCTACCCGCTGGCTGTAGAATGAGCAGAGGGTGGATCCTCACAAGCAGGCTCaagagctgctgccccagccaAGGTGCTCCCTGATACAGAGAGCAATGAGCTCCCTCTGTGCCATACTCCCTCTCCACAGTGTCTGTagcatccctgcagccactGGT is part of the Coturnix japonica isolate 7356 chromosome 5, Coturnix japonica 2.1, whole genome shotgun sequence genome and harbors:
- the MAPK8IP1 gene encoding C-Jun-amino-terminal kinase-interacting protein 1 isoform X3, which encodes MCREGSHLPGSLGGPREEPPGIRLTHDISLEEFEDEDLSEITDECGISLHCKDSLAARGRVSRAASAARAAGGGEGGRLQAEMLQLDLIDAAGDAPAEEQTAPEPLQKEPPPASTDSYRPKRPTTLNLFPQVPRSQGPRGAGGTWEPHPAGGTGTAKAPPGQLVPTSVQTCGEDTLNNNSLGKKHSWQERVSRSSSPLKTGEQTPPHDHVCLSDEVNHQNSTTSTKDRGTSTESPCRRTAATQMAPACVASSRPPEKHQAASRPPPHGASVVVVTSRAPEAHRDRIRYQTDVRLEATEEIYLTPVQKNSDPLETEKPFLSQSSENRMSISSDIDTSSYSALAGKTNPSISEEDEVLDYMSSPDKTSLPRASCGGGSSGYRPGHGLQRASVSSDTSALSYDSVKYTLVVDENVQLELVSLKQCYSGYSDESDSATVYDNCVSSPYESAIGEEYEEDALKRDSVCLSEDSTPEADIHFSKKFLNVFMSGRSRSSSAESFGLFSCMINGEEQEQTHRAVFRFVPRHADELELEVDDPLLVEVQAEDYWYEAYNMRTGDRGIFPAYYAIEVTKDPDHITALAKNNDWVDQFRVKFLGSVQVPYHKGNDVLCAAMQKIATTRRLTVHFNPPSSCVLEISVRGVKIAVKADDSKEHSKVNKCSHFFQLKNISFCGYHPKNNKYFGFITKHPADHRFACHVFVSEESTKPLAESVGRAFQQFYKEYVEYTCPTEDIYLE
- the MAPK8IP1 gene encoding C-Jun-amino-terminal kinase-interacting protein 1 isoform X1, which codes for MAEREKGAASPPASSPFLGLHLASPPNFRLTHDISLEEFEDEDLSEITDECGISLHCKDSLAARGRVSRAASAARAAGGGEGGRLQAEMLQLDLIDAAGDAPAEEQTAPEPLQKEPPPASTDSYRPKRPTTLNLFPQVPRSQGPRGAGGTWEPHPAGGTGTAKAPPGQLVPTSVQTCGEDTLNNNSLGKKHSWQERVSRSSSPLKTGEQTPPHDHVCLSDEVNHQNSTTSTKDRGTSTESPCRRTAATQMAPACVASSRPPEKHQAASRPPPHGASVVVVTSRAPEAHRDRIRYQTDVRLEATEEIYLTPVQKNSDPLETEKPFLSQSSENRMSISSDIDTSSYSALAGKTNPSISEEDEVLDYMSSPDKTSLPRASCGGGSSGYRPGHGLQRASVSSDTSALSYDSVKYTLVVDENVQLELVSLKQCYSGYSDESDSATVYDNCVSSPYESAIGEEYEEDALKRDSVCLSEDSTPEADIHFSKKFLNVFMSGRSRSSSAESFGLFSCMINGEEQEQTHRAVFRFVPRHADELELEVDDPLLVEVQAEDYWYEAYNMRTGDRGIFPAYYAIEVTKDPDHITALAKNNDWVDQFRVKFLGSVQVPYHKGNDVLCAAMQKIATTRRLTVHFNPPSSCVLEISVRGVKIAVKADDSKEHSKVNKCSHFFQLKNISFCGYHPKNNKYFGFITKHPADHRFACHVFVSEESTKPLAESVGRAFQQFYKEYVEYTCPTEDIYLE
- the MAPK8IP1 gene encoding C-Jun-amino-terminal kinase-interacting protein 1 isoform X4, with product MAEREKGAASPPASSPFLGLHLASPPNFRLTHDISLEEFEDEDLSEITDECGISLHCKDSLAARGRVSRAASAARAAGGGEGGRLQAEMLQLDLIDAAGDAPAEEQTAPEPLQKEPPPASTDSYRPKRPTTLNLFPQVPRSQDTLNNNSLGKKHSWQERVSRSSSPLKTGEQTPPHDHVCLSDEVNHQNSTTSTKDRGTSTESPCRRTAATQMAPACVASSRPPEKHQAASRPPPHGASVVVVTSRAPEAHRDRIRYQTDVRLEATEEIYLTPVQKNSDPLETEKPFLSQSSENRMSISSDIDTSSYSALAGKTNPSISEEDEVLDYMSSPDKTSLPRASCGGGSSGYRPGHGLQRASVSSDTSALSYDSVKYTLVVDENVQLELVSLKQCYSGYSDESDSATVYDNCVSSPYESAIGEEYEEDALKRDSVCLSEDSTPEADIHFSKKFLNVFMSGRSRSSSAESFGLFSCMINGEEQEQTHRAVFRFVPRHADELELEVDDPLLVEVQAEDYWYEAYNMRTGDRGIFPAYYAIEVTKDPDHITALAKNNDWVDQFRVKFLGSVQVPYHKGNDVLCAAMQKIATTRRLTVHFNPPSSCVLEISVRGVKIAVKADDSKEHSKVNKCSHFFQLKNISFCGYHPKNNKYFGFITKHPADHRFACHVFVSEESTKPLAESVGRAFQQFYKEYVEYTCPTEDIYLE
- the MAPK8IP1 gene encoding C-Jun-amino-terminal kinase-interacting protein 1 isoform X2; this translates as MQLPPSMESSTEEESWLEDHWEKWLTHDISLEEFEDEDLSEITDECGISLHCKDSLAARGRVSRAASAARAAGGGEGGRLQAEMLQLDLIDAAGDAPAEEQTAPEPLQKEPPPASTDSYRPKRPTTLNLFPQVPRSQGPRGAGGTWEPHPAGGTGTAKAPPGQLVPTSVQTCGEDTLNNNSLGKKHSWQERVSRSSSPLKTGEQTPPHDHVCLSDEVNHQNSTTSTKDRGTSTESPCRRTAATQMAPACVASSRPPEKHQAASRPPPHGASVVVVTSRAPEAHRDRIRYQTDVRLEATEEIYLTPVQKNSDPLETEKPFLSQSSENRMSISSDIDTSSYSALAGKTNPSISEEDEVLDYMSSPDKTSLPRASCGGGSSGYRPGHGLQRASVSSDTSALSYDSVKYTLVVDENVQLELVSLKQCYSGYSDESDSATVYDNCVSSPYESAIGEEYEEDALKRDSVCLSEDSTPEADIHFSKKFLNVFMSGRSRSSSAESFGLFSCMINGEEQEQTHRAVFRFVPRHADELELEVDDPLLVEVQAEDYWYEAYNMRTGDRGIFPAYYAIEVTKDPDHITALAKNNDWVDQFRVKFLGSVQVPYHKGNDVLCAAMQKIATTRRLTVHFNPPSSCVLEISVRGVKIAVKADDSKEHSKVNKCSHFFQLKNISFCGYHPKNNKYFGFITKHPADHRFACHVFVSEESTKPLAESVGRAFQQFYKEYVEYTCPTEDIYLE
- the MAPK8IP1 gene encoding C-Jun-amino-terminal kinase-interacting protein 1 isoform X5 produces the protein MQLPPSMESSTEEESWLEDHWEKWLTHDISLEEFEDEDLSEITDECGISLHCKDSLAARGRVSRAASAARAAGGGEGGRLQAEMLQLDLIDAAGDAPAEEQTAPEPLQKEPPPASTDSYRPKRPTTLNLFPQVPRSQDTLNNNSLGKKHSWQERVSRSSSPLKTGEQTPPHDHVCLSDEVNHQNSTTSTKDRGTSTESPCRRTAATQMAPACVASSRPPEKHQAASRPPPHGASVVVVTSRAPEAHRDRIRYQTDVRLEATEEIYLTPVQKNSDPLETEKPFLSQSSENRMSISSDIDTSSYSALAGKTNPSISEEDEVLDYMSSPDKTSLPRASCGGGSSGYRPGHGLQRASVSSDTSALSYDSVKYTLVVDENVQLELVSLKQCYSGYSDESDSATVYDNCVSSPYESAIGEEYEEDALKRDSVCLSEDSTPEADIHFSKKFLNVFMSGRSRSSSAESFGLFSCMINGEEQEQTHRAVFRFVPRHADELELEVDDPLLVEVQAEDYWYEAYNMRTGDRGIFPAYYAIEVTKDPDHITALAKNNDWVDQFRVKFLGSVQVPYHKGNDVLCAAMQKIATTRRLTVHFNPPSSCVLEISVRGVKIAVKADDSKEHSKVNKCSHFFQLKNISFCGYHPKNNKYFGFITKHPADHRFACHVFVSEESTKPLAESVGRAFQQFYKEYVEYTCPTEDIYLE